In the Kitasatospora terrestris genome, one interval contains:
- the thyX gene encoding FAD-dependent thymidylate synthase, whose translation MSDDDLTPAFRSDVTVDLVRSAAADSDVVWAARVSTAGEQSLEALQQDPEKSKGLINYLMRDRHGTPFEHNSMTFFISAPIFVFREFHRHRSGWSYNEESGRYRELQPVFYVPAAERKLVQQGKPGRYEFVEGTPEQHKVTVEAMEDSYRKSYESYREMLTAGVAREVARAVLPVGLFSSMYATCNARSLMHFLSLRTKRENSAVPSFPQREIEMVAEQMERQWAELMPLTHAAFEKHGRVAP comes from the coding sequence GTGAGCGACGACGACCTGACCCCCGCCTTCCGCAGCGACGTCACGGTCGACCTGGTCCGGAGCGCCGCCGCAGACTCGGACGTGGTCTGGGCCGCCCGGGTCTCCACCGCCGGCGAGCAGTCGCTGGAGGCGCTGCAGCAGGACCCGGAGAAGTCCAAGGGCCTGATCAACTACCTGATGCGGGACCGCCACGGCACGCCCTTCGAGCACAACTCGATGACCTTCTTCATCAGCGCGCCGATCTTCGTGTTCCGCGAGTTCCACCGCCACCGCTCCGGCTGGTCCTACAACGAGGAGTCCGGCCGCTACCGCGAGCTGCAGCCGGTCTTCTACGTGCCCGCCGCCGAGCGCAAGCTCGTCCAGCAGGGCAAGCCCGGCCGGTACGAGTTCGTCGAGGGCACCCCCGAGCAGCACAAGGTCACCGTCGAGGCGATGGAGGACTCCTACCGGAAGTCCTACGAGTCCTACCGCGAGATGCTCACCGCCGGCGTCGCCCGCGAGGTGGCCCGCGCCGTCCTCCCGGTCGGCCTCTTCTCCTCGATGTACGCCACCTGCAACGCCCGCTCGCTGATGCACTTCCTCTCGCTGCGGACCAAGCGCGAGAACTCCGCCGTCCCGTCCTTCCCCCAGCGGGAGATCGAGATGGTCGCCGAGCAGATGGAGCGGCAGTGGGCCGAGCTGATGCCGCTCACCCATGCGGCCTTCGAGAAGCACGGCCGGGTCGCCCCCTGA
- a CDS encoding tetratricopeptide repeat protein translates to MTSRIGFFLLAAALLVVSLICVGEGVQLVATGKPLGIGIGLGAFVIPPIGVWFLWQTVRFGRASERLAKQLEAEGGLPVDELRRTAGGRIDRASADAVFARRKAEAEAAPDDWRAFFRLAVAYADAGDTPRARKAMQHAIKLHSTTEPAEPARSTA, encoded by the coding sequence ATGACCTCCCGCATCGGCTTCTTCCTGCTCGCCGCCGCCCTGCTGGTGGTCTCGCTGATCTGCGTCGGCGAGGGCGTCCAGCTGGTCGCCACCGGCAAGCCGCTCGGCATCGGCATCGGCCTCGGCGCCTTCGTCATCCCCCCGATCGGCGTCTGGTTCCTCTGGCAGACCGTCCGCTTCGGCCGGGCCAGTGAGCGCCTCGCCAAGCAGCTCGAAGCCGAGGGCGGCCTGCCCGTCGACGAACTCCGGCGCACCGCCGGCGGCCGGATCGACCGGGCCAGCGCCGACGCCGTCTTCGCCCGCCGCAAGGCCGAGGCCGAGGCCGCGCCGGACGACTGGCGCGCCTTCTTCCGGCTCGCCGTCGCCTACGCCGACGCCGGCGACACCCCCCGCGCCCGCAAGGCCATGCAGCACGCCATCAAGCTGCACAGCACCACCGAACCAGCCGAACCCGCAAGGAGCACCGCGTGA
- the rpsO gene encoding 30S ribosomal protein S15, with protein MALAADVKKQLIAEFGQKEGDTGSPEVQVAMLSRRISDLTEHLKTHKHDHHSRRGLLILVGQRRRLLQYLAKKDIERFRTLVDRLGIRRGAAGGAR; from the coding sequence GTGGCTCTCGCCGCTGACGTCAAGAAGCAGCTCATTGCCGAGTTCGGCCAGAAGGAGGGCGACACCGGTTCCCCCGAGGTCCAGGTGGCCATGCTCTCCCGCCGCATCTCGGACCTGACCGAGCACCTCAAGACCCACAAGCACGACCACCACTCGCGTCGTGGCCTGCTGATCCTGGTCGGTCAGCGCCGCCGTCTGCTGCAGTACCTGGCCAAGAAGGACATCGAGCGCTTCCGTACCCTGGTCGACCGCCTCGGCATCCGCCGCGGTGCCGCCGGTGGCGCCCGCTAG
- the eccD gene encoding type VII secretion integral membrane protein EccD, with protein sequence MSTNATTGFCRVTVVAPDSRIDVALPEDVPLADIYPEVLRLTGQSQIDGTPTGFHLVRRDGTVLDSGLPLAAQQVRDGDLLSLRPFAESLPPAVYDDVADAIASAVGADRRFWSPELMRAFGLIGASVLLVLLGFALWFSDLRHDMHGLPGILSGVTAIVLTTYAGVRARVYEDHNAAVALGLGALPHALIAGSGVIAVASAGEGPGRLQFLVGCVCVLVVSVLLVGLLPEKDSIFVASAFLAASGTLATFAAVLMPGTSATNIAAVTGVAAVAAVGFLPALSARFARLPVGFSAPGQTRTRGSNFADETERAETVQYERIAAQARRGHEVLVGLVGGCAATVVGAVAVLGFSDRTFAELLALVIGISTMLRARLFRYTAQVFALTIAGLAALGLLVLGLSLHTPLHLLGAGATSADLRTIWLSTSIAAGAAILTGIALIVPRVGVSPFWGRILDMVDSLMLISLVPLTLAVLDVYNLVRGATG encoded by the coding sequence GTGAGCACAAACGCAACGACCGGTTTCTGCCGGGTCACCGTAGTGGCGCCGGACAGCCGGATCGACGTTGCCCTGCCCGAGGACGTCCCGCTCGCGGACATCTACCCGGAGGTCCTGCGCCTCACCGGGCAGAGCCAGATCGACGGCACGCCGACCGGGTTCCATCTCGTCCGCCGGGACGGCACGGTGCTCGACAGCGGCCTTCCGCTGGCCGCCCAACAGGTCCGCGACGGCGACCTGTTGAGCCTGCGACCGTTCGCCGAGTCGCTGCCGCCGGCGGTCTACGACGACGTGGCCGACGCGATCGCGTCCGCCGTCGGGGCCGACCGCCGTTTCTGGAGCCCCGAGCTGATGCGGGCCTTCGGCCTGATCGGCGCCAGCGTCCTGCTGGTCCTGCTGGGCTTCGCGCTGTGGTTCTCGGACCTGCGCCACGACATGCACGGCCTGCCCGGCATCCTGTCCGGCGTCACCGCGATCGTGCTCACCACCTACGCCGGTGTGCGCGCCCGGGTGTACGAGGACCACAACGCCGCCGTCGCGCTCGGCCTCGGCGCGCTGCCGCACGCGCTGATCGCCGGCTCCGGCGTCATCGCGGTGGCGTCCGCCGGGGAGGGCCCGGGCCGGCTGCAGTTCCTGGTCGGCTGCGTCTGCGTGCTGGTGGTCTCCGTCCTGCTGGTCGGCCTGCTGCCGGAGAAGGACTCGATCTTCGTCGCCTCCGCCTTCCTGGCCGCCTCCGGCACCCTGGCCACCTTCGCCGCGGTGCTGATGCCCGGCACCTCGGCCACCAACATCGCCGCCGTCACCGGTGTCGCGGCGGTCGCCGCGGTCGGCTTCCTGCCGGCCCTCTCGGCCCGCTTCGCCCGCCTGCCCGTCGGCTTCAGCGCCCCCGGCCAGACCCGGACCCGCGGCTCCAACTTCGCCGACGAGACCGAGCGCGCCGAGACCGTCCAGTACGAGCGGATCGCCGCCCAGGCCCGGCGCGGCCACGAGGTGCTGGTCGGCCTGGTCGGCGGCTGCGCCGCGACCGTGGTCGGTGCCGTCGCGGTGCTCGGCTTCAGCGACCGCACCTTCGCCGAGCTCCTCGCCCTGGTGATCGGCATCTCGACCATGCTGCGGGCCCGGCTGTTCCGCTACACCGCCCAGGTCTTCGCGCTCACCATCGCCGGCCTGGCCGCCCTGGGCCTGCTGGTCCTCGGCCTGTCGCTGCACACCCCGCTGCACCTGCTCGGCGCCGGCGCCACCAGCGCCGACCTGCGGACGATCTGGCTGTCCACCTCGATCGCGGCGGGCGCGGCGATCCTCACCGGCATCGCGCTGATCGTGCCCCGGGTGGGCGTCTCCCCGTTCTGGGGCCGCATCCTGGACATGGTCGACAGCCTGATGCTGATCTCGCTGGTGCCGCTGACGCTGGCCGTGCTCGACGTGTACAACCTGGTGCGCGGCGCGACCGGCTGA
- the dapB gene encoding 4-hydroxy-tetrahydrodipicolinate reductase, translating into MTLRVAVIGAKGRIGAEAVKAVEAAPDLELVASLGRDSELTELTDARVDVAVELTHPDSVMANLDYCLSNGIHVVTGTTGWTEERLATVRGLLDAAPSLGLLIAPNFSIGAVLGMQFAQKAAKYFESVEVVELHHDRKADAPSGTATRTAQLIAAAREAAGRAPQQDPTTHELPGARGADVDGIPVHAVRLRGLLAHQEVLFGDTGETLTIRHDSLHHSCFMPGILLGVRKIVDQPGLTFGLEHFLDL; encoded by the coding sequence ATGACGCTGCGCGTCGCCGTGATCGGCGCCAAGGGACGGATCGGCGCCGAGGCCGTCAAGGCCGTCGAGGCCGCCCCGGACCTGGAGCTGGTCGCCTCCCTCGGCCGCGACTCCGAGCTCACCGAGCTCACCGACGCCCGCGTCGACGTCGCCGTCGAGCTCACCCACCCCGACTCGGTGATGGCCAACCTGGACTACTGCCTGAGCAACGGCATCCACGTGGTCACCGGCACCACCGGGTGGACCGAGGAGCGCCTCGCCACCGTCCGCGGCCTGCTCGACGCCGCGCCGTCGCTCGGCCTGCTGATCGCCCCGAACTTCTCCATCGGCGCGGTCCTCGGCATGCAGTTCGCCCAGAAGGCCGCCAAGTACTTCGAGTCGGTCGAGGTGGTCGAGCTGCACCACGACCGCAAGGCCGACGCGCCCTCCGGCACCGCGACCCGCACCGCCCAGCTGATCGCCGCCGCCCGCGAGGCCGCCGGCCGCGCCCCCCAGCAGGACCCCACCACGCACGAGCTGCCCGGCGCCCGCGGCGCGGACGTCGACGGCATCCCGGTCCACGCGGTCCGGCTCCGCGGCCTGCTGGCCCACCAGGAGGTGCTCTTCGGCGACACCGGCGAGACCCTCACCATCCGGCACGACTCGCTGCACCACAGCTGCTTCATGCCGGGCATCCTGCTGGGCGTCCGGAAGATTGTCGACCAGCCCGGTCTGACCTTCGGCCTCGAACACTTCCTGGACCTCTGA
- the dapA gene encoding 4-hydroxy-tetrahydrodipicolinate synthase: MAPTSTPQTPFGRVLTAMVTPFTAEGALDLDGAQRLAAHLVDSGNDGLVLNGTTGESPTTSDAEKAQLVRAVVEAVGDRAWVISGVGTNDTHHSIELARQAQAAGAHGLLAVTPYYSKPPQEGLYRHTVAVADATELPVMLYDIPGRSGVALAHETLVRLGEHPRIVANKDAKGDVGAAAWAIARSDLAWYSGDDILTLPLLSVGAVGVVSVVGHLVAGELRTMIDAFTAGDVAKATAIHQALLPVFSGIFRTQGVILTKAALNLQGHPSGPLRLPLVSATDEEIARLTQDLASGGVHL; this comes from the coding sequence ATGGCTCCGACCTCCACCCCCCAGACGCCCTTCGGCCGGGTGCTGACCGCCATGGTCACGCCGTTCACCGCCGAGGGCGCGCTCGACCTCGACGGCGCCCAGCGCCTCGCCGCGCACCTCGTGGACTCCGGCAACGACGGCCTGGTGCTCAACGGCACCACCGGAGAGTCCCCGACCACCAGCGACGCGGAGAAGGCCCAGCTGGTACGGGCCGTGGTCGAGGCGGTCGGAGACCGCGCCTGGGTGATCAGCGGAGTCGGCACCAACGACACCCACCACAGCATCGAGCTCGCCCGCCAGGCCCAGGCCGCCGGCGCCCACGGCCTGCTCGCCGTCACGCCTTACTACAGCAAGCCCCCGCAGGAGGGCCTGTACCGGCACACCGTCGCCGTCGCCGACGCCACCGAACTGCCCGTGATGCTCTACGACATCCCCGGCCGCAGCGGCGTCGCGCTCGCCCACGAGACCCTGGTCCGCCTCGGTGAGCACCCCCGGATCGTCGCCAACAAGGACGCCAAGGGCGACGTCGGCGCCGCCGCCTGGGCGATCGCCCGCTCCGACCTCGCCTGGTACTCCGGCGACGACATCCTGACCCTCCCGCTGCTCTCGGTCGGAGCCGTCGGCGTGGTCAGCGTGGTCGGTCACCTGGTCGCCGGCGAGCTGCGCACCATGATCGACGCCTTCACCGCGGGCGACGTGGCCAAGGCGACCGCGATCCACCAGGCACTGCTGCCGGTGTTCAGCGGTATCTTCCGTACCCAGGGCGTCATCCTCACCAAGGCCGCGCTGAACCTCCAGGGACACCCCTCCGGACCGCTCCGGCTGCCCCTGGTCTCCGCCACGGACGAGGAGATCGCCCGACTGACGCAGGATCTCGCCTCCGGCGGGGTACACCTGTAG
- a CDS encoding pitrilysin family protein: MAQASAAKQRPGTTRTLLKGVEGAGTVRRTVLPGGLRVVTETLPTVRSATFGIWVGVGSRDETPVLNGATHYLEHLLFKGTSRRSALEISAALDAVGGEMNAFTAKENTCYYARVLDTDLPLAIDVVCDMLTGSLIRPEDVEAERGVILEEMAMAEDDPGDVVHDLFAKTIFGSGPLGRPILGTEETVTGLTRDQIAGFYHRRYRPENLVVSAAGNLDHRRVVKLVEQAFAAVLATSTGHPAEVRQGVKAVRTAGKVAVLNRPTEQAHLVLGTPGVPRHDERRWAMGVLNAALGGGMSSRLFQEVREKRGLAYSVYSYSSSYADTGLFGIYAGCQPKRVEEVLRICRQELARVVEHGITEEELQRAIGQLSGSTVLGMEDTGSLMNRIGKAEISYGHHLSVDEMLEKMASVTLDDVHAVARDVLGAYRPSLALIGPINDRRAAKLADLLV; the protein is encoded by the coding sequence GTGGCCCAGGCCTCCGCGGCGAAGCAGCGCCCCGGCACGACCCGGACCCTGCTCAAGGGCGTCGAAGGCGCCGGGACGGTGCGCCGCACCGTTCTCCCCGGCGGCCTGCGCGTCGTCACCGAGACCCTGCCCACGGTGCGCTCCGCCACCTTCGGCATCTGGGTCGGCGTCGGCTCCCGGGACGAGACCCCGGTCCTCAACGGCGCGACCCACTACCTGGAGCACCTGCTCTTCAAGGGCACCTCCCGGCGCAGCGCGCTGGAGATCTCGGCCGCCCTGGACGCGGTCGGCGGCGAGATGAACGCGTTCACCGCCAAGGAGAACACCTGCTACTACGCGCGGGTGCTCGACACCGACCTGCCGCTGGCCATCGACGTGGTCTGCGACATGCTCACCGGCTCGCTGATCCGCCCCGAGGACGTGGAGGCCGAGCGCGGCGTCATCCTCGAGGAGATGGCGATGGCCGAGGACGACCCGGGCGACGTGGTGCACGACCTCTTCGCCAAGACGATCTTCGGCAGCGGCCCGCTCGGCCGCCCGATCCTCGGCACCGAGGAGACCGTCACCGGCCTCACCCGGGACCAGATCGCCGGCTTCTACCACCGCCGCTACCGCCCGGAGAACCTGGTGGTCTCCGCGGCCGGCAACCTCGACCACCGCCGGGTGGTCAAGCTGGTCGAGCAGGCCTTCGCCGCCGTCCTGGCCACGTCCACCGGCCACCCCGCCGAGGTGCGCCAGGGCGTCAAGGCGGTCCGCACCGCCGGCAAGGTGGCCGTCCTCAACCGGCCCACCGAGCAGGCCCACCTGGTCCTCGGCACCCCCGGCGTGCCGCGCCACGACGAGCGCCGCTGGGCGATGGGCGTGCTCAACGCGGCCCTCGGCGGCGGCATGAGCTCGCGGCTCTTCCAGGAGGTCCGGGAGAAGCGCGGCCTCGCGTACTCGGTCTACTCCTACTCGTCCTCGTACGCCGACACCGGCCTGTTCGGCATCTACGCCGGCTGCCAGCCCAAGCGGGTCGAGGAGGTGCTCCGGATCTGCCGCCAGGAGCTCGCCCGGGTCGTCGAGCACGGCATCACCGAGGAGGAGCTGCAGCGCGCCATCGGCCAGCTCTCCGGCTCCACCGTGCTCGGCATGGAGGACACCGGCTCGCTGATGAACCGGATCGGCAAGGCGGAGATCTCCTACGGCCACCACCTCTCGGTCGACGAGATGCTGGAGAAGATGGCCTCGGTGACCCTGGACGACGTCCACGCCGTGGCCCGTGATGTGCTGGGCGCGTACCGGCCCTCGCTGGCCCTGATCGGCCCGATCAACGACCGGCGGGCCGCCAAGCTCGCCGACCTGCTGGTGTGA
- a CDS encoding polyribonucleotide nucleotidyltransferase: MEENVFYAEAVIDNGSFGTRTIRFETGRLARQAAGSAVAYLDDDTMVLSATSASKQPKEHFDFFPLTVDVEERMYAAGRIPGSFFRREGRPSEDAILTCRLIDRPLRPSFVKGLRNEIQVVVTVMALNPDHLYDVVAINAASASTQLAGLPFSGPIGGVRVALIKGQWVAFPTHSELEDAVFDMVVAGRTLPDGDVAIMMVEAEATTQTIKLVEGGAEAPTEEVVAAGLEAAKPFIKVLCAAQAQLAAQAAKPTGEFPVFLDYQDDVLAALTTAVKDELAQALTIAGKQERQNELDRIKAIAADKLLPEFEGREKEISAAYNALTKKIVRERVIKDKVRIDGRGVTDIRTLAAEVEAIPRVHGSALFERGETQILGVTTLNMLRMEQQLDTLSPETRRRYMHNYNFPPYSVGETGRVGSPKRREIGHGALAERAILPVLPTREEFPYAIRQVSEALGSNGSTSMGSVCASTMSLLNAGVPLKAAVAGIAMGLISQEIDGETHYVTLTDILGAEDAYGDMDFKVAGTRGFITALQLDTKLNGIPASVLAAALKQAKDARLHILDVMNEAIDTPDEMSPNAPRIITIKIPVDKIGEVIGPKGKMINQIQEDTGAEITIEDDGTIYIGASDGPAAEAARSTINQIANPTMPEVGERYLGTVVKTTTFGAFVSLMPGKDGLLHISQIRKLAGGKRVENVEDVLGVGAKVQVEIAEIDPRGKLSLIPVIEGEEGGEAAASE, from the coding sequence GTGGAAGAGAACGTTTTCTACGCCGAGGCCGTCATCGACAACGGCAGCTTCGGCACCCGCACCATCCGCTTCGAGACCGGCCGCCTGGCCCGTCAGGCCGCCGGCTCCGCCGTGGCGTACCTGGACGACGACACCATGGTGCTGTCGGCCACCAGCGCCTCGAAGCAGCCGAAGGAGCACTTCGACTTCTTCCCGCTGACCGTCGACGTCGAGGAGCGGATGTACGCCGCGGGCCGGATCCCCGGCTCGTTCTTCCGTCGTGAGGGCCGGCCCTCCGAGGACGCGATCCTCACCTGTCGCCTGATCGACCGCCCGCTGCGCCCGTCCTTCGTCAAGGGCCTGCGCAACGAGATCCAGGTCGTCGTCACCGTGATGGCGCTCAACCCGGACCACCTGTACGACGTGGTGGCCATCAACGCCGCCTCGGCGTCCACCCAGCTGGCCGGCCTGCCGTTCTCCGGCCCGATCGGCGGCGTCCGCGTCGCGCTGATCAAGGGCCAGTGGGTGGCCTTCCCGACCCACTCGGAGCTCGAGGACGCGGTCTTCGACATGGTCGTGGCCGGCCGCACCCTGCCGGACGGCGACGTCGCGATCATGATGGTGGAGGCCGAGGCCACCACCCAGACGATCAAGCTGGTCGAGGGCGGCGCCGAGGCGCCGACCGAGGAGGTCGTGGCCGCCGGCCTCGAGGCCGCCAAGCCGTTCATCAAGGTGCTCTGCGCCGCGCAGGCCCAGCTGGCCGCCCAGGCCGCCAAGCCCACCGGCGAGTTCCCGGTCTTCCTGGACTACCAGGACGACGTGCTCGCCGCCCTGACCACCGCAGTCAAGGACGAGCTGGCCCAGGCGCTCACCATCGCCGGCAAGCAGGAGCGCCAGAACGAGCTGGACCGCATCAAGGCGATCGCCGCCGACAAGCTGCTCCCGGAGTTCGAGGGCCGCGAGAAGGAGATCAGCGCCGCCTACAACGCGCTGACCAAGAAGATCGTCCGCGAGCGCGTCATCAAGGACAAGGTCCGCATCGACGGCCGCGGCGTCACCGACATCCGCACCCTGGCCGCCGAGGTCGAGGCCATCCCGCGGGTCCACGGCTCCGCCCTGTTCGAGCGCGGCGAGACCCAGATCCTGGGCGTCACCACGCTGAACATGCTGCGCATGGAGCAGCAGCTCGACACCCTCTCCCCGGAGACCCGTCGGCGCTACATGCACAACTACAACTTCCCGCCGTACTCGGTCGGCGAGACCGGCCGCGTCGGTTCGCCGAAGCGCCGCGAGATCGGCCACGGCGCGCTGGCCGAGCGGGCGATCCTGCCCGTGCTGCCGACCCGCGAGGAGTTCCCGTACGCCATCCGCCAGGTCTCCGAGGCGCTCGGCTCCAACGGCTCCACCTCGATGGGCTCGGTCTGCGCCTCCACCATGTCGCTGCTGAACGCCGGTGTGCCGCTGAAGGCCGCCGTCGCCGGCATCGCCATGGGCCTGATCTCGCAGGAGATCGACGGTGAGACCCACTACGTGACCCTCACCGACATCCTCGGCGCCGAGGACGCGTACGGCGACATGGACTTCAAGGTCGCCGGTACCCGTGGCTTCATCACCGCCCTCCAGCTGGACACCAAGCTGAACGGCATCCCGGCGTCGGTCCTGGCCGCCGCCCTGAAGCAGGCCAAGGACGCCCGCCTGCACATCCTCGACGTGATGAACGAGGCGATCGACACTCCGGACGAGATGTCGCCGAACGCCCCGCGCATCATCACCATCAAGATCCCGGTGGACAAGATCGGCGAGGTCATCGGCCCCAAGGGCAAGATGATCAACCAGATCCAGGAGGACACCGGCGCCGAGATCACGATCGAGGACGACGGCACCATCTACATCGGTGCCTCCGACGGCCCGGCCGCCGAGGCCGCCCGCTCCACGATCAACCAGATCGCCAACCCGACCATGCCGGAGGTCGGCGAGCGCTACCTGGGCACCGTGGTGAAGACCACCACCTTCGGTGCCTTCGTCTCGCTCATGCCGGGCAAGGACGGCCTGCTGCACATCTCGCAGATCCGCAAGCTGGCCGGCGGCAAGCGCGTCGAGAACGTCGAGGACGTTCTGGGCGTGGGCGCCAAGGTCCAGGTCGAGATCGCCGAGATCGACCCGCGCGGCAAGCTCTCCCTGATCCCGGTCATCGAGGGCGAGGAGGGCGGCGAGGCCGCCGCTTCCGAGTGA